The nucleotide window CCCTTTTTGCGGTAAAGCTGATATTGAGAAAATATTTTCGACTTTTGCGAGCGCCGGAATGGATAAATCATCCGGTAGTTGCGGCGGTTCATCTGGTTTTTCCTGAG belongs to Candidatus Zixiibacteriota bacterium and includes:
- a CDS encoding zinc ribbon domain-containing protein, which gives rise to MPIFEYICNSCNKRFELLRSTNDTAEIKCPFCGKADIEKIFSTFASAGMDKSSGSCGGSSGFS